The DNA window AGGCGCTAATATCCCGGTTCCCAATCACCCGAAATGACCAAAGCCATATTTCATTCATCAACCATAAACAAGCATAAATATTCCGTTTACTAACAAACGCCCCCGCCCCTATGACTAATGCCTTTCGAGCGGGACAAATTGTGAGAGACAATGTGGAAACCACTTAGCGTAGAACTACGCCCCCGCCTACTGCCATCATTGTGGCAACCGTTATCACACTATCGACAATCTTATTCAAACAAGCCAAAACAGTCGTCAACTTACTCCATTGTGCCACACTTTCCATAAACATCCACCTCCATCAGCCGTTGAATTTCCCGCACCAACTCGTCCCGCCGGGAAAACGCCCCGCAATGCGACACAAACTGGACACCCATTTTAGTCTTTCCCTGCACCAATTCCAGTAGCGTCTCGTTAAAATAATTCTCCCAACCCGTACGCCACTGGGGTCTGTCGGCAGGGCCTACTATGTAACCGGTatcaatttcgacaaaataattATAGTTCCAGATGATATCCGAATCCAGCCGATAGGTCATGGTCCAGTTAAAAAAGTCATGATCACCTTCCAGCAGATGTTTGGTATGGGCCGGCGATTCCATGTTAGCCGCCACGTAAATCTGCCGAGGGGAACGAATCTTCGGTACCTTTTCGAACAGTGAGTACGTCCATGGTTCCGCGATGTGGAACAACAGGGCGTCATAGTCGCTCACTCCGTTCAGCAGTTCACGGTTGTTTGTTAGAACACAATCCGTCACCGGACACTGGATCGATTTGAAGAAGTCTGGACCAACGGTTTCCGCTCGCAGGTACCAGTTCCGGTTACCGAAGAAATTGGTGTACAATAGGATATACTTGCGGTCATCCGGGCGGCGATTTTGGATACTTTCCTCCAGGATCTGGTAGTAGCTGATGGACGGTCGAAGGCATTGCGTGTGGACGAATAAGATGACTAGCAACAGTAGCGAAACCGTCCCGATCGATAGGTACAGCACGAATCGGGCTCGTTTCATTCTTCTAATCATAGTGTGCGGTGTGAAGATAAGCGGCTTTTCGGGAAACGTGCAGATTGATtgaatcacatttttttttcttctttcggtTGATGAAAACGTCTTTGCAGCTGTTCGGGTGATCGACTATGACACTAACTGCGCATTGATGAATCACTTGGCGTGGGGATTGATAGTAGAAACAGTACTCTAGAGAGCGACAACAAAATCAGGTACAAGTCGTTCCGTTCACTCAGCTAATCGAACTGATTTGAATGGCTGTTTGTTCGGGCTTACGAAGCGCACGTTGTGACCGCACCTTATCTGAGCTTCACCCACTGATAGCATGCCGGCTCGAACTGAATATGTTGCAAGTGGAGAAACCCCACGATTTTTACTCCCCATCAATCCGTTCGAGAGGGGAGGAATGTACACGCATACCGATTAGTAATACCTTCTATGTAGCGATAGAAggtgcaaacaaaacaaaaaaaatgtcgtTCTCACGAGGTGTCTGTAGACGTTAAGGGTTCAAAGAACGTTTGATTTTTTAGGTTCCGGATCCAAATTTGAGGTTAGTTTTTCCTCAAATAATCTATGAGCCGGAAATCGCACCTTTCAGTGTAAACGGTTGGACGTTAATTGCGACGTTAACTTCAACCAAGCGCGTTCAGGAGACCATCCCCGGGCTGCCGTGCTTGAATTGATTGACCTACGACATAAATTAACCGTGATTTCATTAAATGTACAATTTGATTTCGAATTTAgtatcaattaaattaaacggTAAGAAACTCAGGTACCCCCGCG is part of the Topomyia yanbarensis strain Yona2022 chromosome 1, ASM3024719v1, whole genome shotgun sequence genome and encodes:
- the LOC131693056 gene encoding alpha-(1,3)-fucosyltransferase C, whose amino-acid sequence is MIRRMKRARFVLYLSIGTVSLLLLVILFVHTQCLRPSISYYQILEESIQNRRPDDRKYILLYTNFFGNRNWYLRAETVGPDFFKSIQCPVTDCVLTNNRELLNGVSDYDALLFHIAEPWTYSLFEKVPKIRSPRQIYVAANMESPAHTKHLLEGDHDFFNWTMTYRLDSDIIWNYNYFVEIDTGYIVGPADRPQWRTGWENYFNETLLELVQGKTKMGVQFVSHCGAFSRRDELVREIQRLMEVDVYGKCGTMECPRGSPRCAQMLTEEYHFYFAFENSLCRDYITEKMYNSMDSYIIPVVFGGADYTKFAPPRSYIDVQQFKTVHQLVDYLDYLARNPREYIKYFWWKEHYRISGDQPFCQLCRKLHEIGAQERTQYYRNIKQWWFDGACERDARIKF